One genomic segment of Equus przewalskii isolate Varuska chromosome 13, EquPr2, whole genome shotgun sequence includes these proteins:
- the TRIM11 gene encoding E3 ubiquitin-protein ligase TRIM11, protein MAAPDLSTNLQEEATCAICLDYFTDPVMTDCGHNFCRECIRRCWGQPEGPYACPECRELSPQRNLRPNRPLAKMAEMARRLHPPSPVPQGVCAAHREPLAAFCADELRLLCAACERSGEHWAHRVRPLQEAADDLKGKLEKSLEHLRKQMEDALLFQAQAEETCTLWQKMVESQRQNVLVEFERLRRLLVEEEQRLLQRLEEEELEVLPPLRESAARLEQQSTQLAQLIEELEGRCQLPALGLLQDVRDILCRVQDVKLQPPEVVPMEMRTVCRVPGLVEALRRFRGDVTLDPDTANPELVLSEDRRSVRRGDLRQALPDSPERFDPGPCVLGREPLTSGRHYWEVEVGERASWALGVCRDNANRKEKGELFAGNGFWILVFLGSYYNSSERAFAPLRDPPRRVGIFLDYEAGHLSFYSATDGSLLYAFPETPFSGTLRALFSPLSSSPTPMTICRPKGGPGDMLASQ, encoded by the exons ATGGCCGCCCCCGACCTGTCCACCAACCTCCAGGAGGAGGCCACCTGCGCCATCTGCCTCGACTACTTCACGGACCCGGTGATGACCGACTGCGGCCACAACTTCTGCCGCGAGTGCATCCGGCgctgctggggccagcccgaGGGCCCGTACGCCTGTCCCGAGTGCCGCGAGCTGTCCCCGCAGAGGAACCTGCGGCCCAACCGCCCGCTCGCCAAGATGGCCGAGATGGCGCGGCGCCTGCACCCGCCGTCGCCCGTCCCGCAGGGCGTGTGCGCCGCGCACCGCGAGCCGCTGGCCGCCTTCTGCGCCGACGAGCTGCGCCTGCTGTGCGCCGCCTGCGAGCGCTCCGGGGAGCACTGGGCGCACCGCGTGCGCCCGCTGCAGGAGGCGGCCGACGACCTCAAG GGCAAGCTGGAGAAGTCCCTGGAGCATCTGCGGAAGCAGATGGAGGACGCGCTGCTGTTCCAGGCCCAGGCCGAGGAGACCTGCACCCTGTGGCAG AAGATGGTGGAGAGCCAGCGGCAGAACGTGCTGGTGGAGTTCGAGCGGCTGCGCCGCCTGCTCGTGGAGGAGGAGCAGCGGCTGCTACAGAGGctagaggaggaggagctggaggtgcTGCCCCCACTGCGAGAGAGCGCCGCCCGGCTAGAGCAGCAGAGCACCCAGCTGGCCCAGCTCATCGAGGAGCTGGAGGGGCGCTGCCAGCTGCCTGCGTTGGGGCTGCTGCAG GACGTCAGGGACATCCTGTGCAG GGTCCAAGACGTGAAGCTGCAGCCTCCCGAGGTGGTGCCCATGGAGATGAGGACGGTGTGCAGGGTGCCGGGGCTGGTGGAGGCCCTGCGGAGGTTCCGAG GGGACGTGACTCTTGATCCCGACACCGCCAATCCTGAGCTGGTCCTGTCGGAGGACAGGCGGAGCGTGCGGCGCGGGGACCTGCGGCAGGCCCTGCCTGACAGCCCTGAGCGGTTCGACCCCGGGCCCTGCGTGCTGGGCCGGGAGCCCCTGACCTCCGGCCGCCACTACTGGGAGGTAGAGGTGGGGGAGCGGGCCAGCTGGGCCCTGGGCGTCTGCAGAGACAACGCCAATCGCAAGGAGAAGGGCGAGCTGTTCGCCGGCAACGGCTTCTGGATCCTGGTGTTCCTGGGCAGCTACTACAACTCCTCCGAGCGCGCCTTCGCCCCCCTCCGAGACCCGCCCCGGCGCGTGGGCATCTTTCTGGACTACGAGGCGGGACACTTATCCTTCTACAGCGCCACCGACGGCTCGCTTTTGTATGCCTTCCCCGAGACACCCTTCTCAGGGACCCTCCGGGCCCTCTTCTCGCCTCTGTCCAGCAGCCCCACCCCGATGACCATCTGCAGACCGAAAGGTGGGCCTGGGGACATGCTGGCTTCCCAGTGA